In Neomonachus schauinslandi chromosome 8, ASM220157v2, whole genome shotgun sequence, the genomic stretch ttttacagttgaggaaatatACCCACAGTGGTTGTGACTTGTCTAAGTTTCCAAAGaataagaggcagagctgagattacAGTCAGAACCTGGGGCTCCTGCCCGCTGGTCCAGAACAACTGTTAAAAGCCATCAGGATAATGTACCAAAAAGTCACTATCtctcaaaatgtaaatttattgtTAAATAGACTTTTTATGcactatttcttattttaagaaattcattgtggggcgcctgggtggctcagttgattgagtgtctgccttcagcccaggtcattatcccagggccctgggatcgagccccttacgggctcgctctgtcaaataaataaaatcttttaaaaaaaaattatagtatccATACCAGCAAggtattattatttgtattagcTGTTGGCTAGCATAATAGGACTCCTCTCTGTAAACATAACTGGGAATTACAATAGCATTAATCACTTAATACAGAATTAACTTTGTAGATGACAGAAGAACTTGGAGAGCTGAGTATTTTGCAATTCTTTGTagcacattttaaagtatttcaaagTGAACTTTTTGGACATGCTATTAACCCACAACACTGACTCTCCATTAGCAGATAAATGACAGTCTCCTTAACTCCCAGTTTCACTGCACTCGGCATTTAACCTTGTCCTTGCTCCCCTAGACTGTCAAGCAAGTTGTACACATGGTAATCAGATGATCTTTACTTGTCCTCATCTCAGTGACCAGCAGGGTTGGACTTATCTCGAATTGTAACTGATAAGGACTCTTGGTATTACATATGCCAAAATAATATTGGAAGGTCAGCCCTGGCAGAAGGTGTTAGatccaaatatttttcattttgtctgttCTAAAAGAAGGTCTCTTGgtgtgcctgggtagttcagtcaattaagcgtctgactcttgatttcggctcaagtcatgaattcagggtcataagatcaagccctgcgtcaggctccatgcttagtggggagtctgcttgagattctgcccctcctcccactcatgctctcgctcgcttgcactctctctcaaataagtaaatctctgAAAGAAGGCCTCTGGCAATCCTATTGGCCTGGGACTGGCTAGCACTTGGAAGAGATACATAAACAAGGCCCTGAAACTCCAGTTGACCAAGAAATAGACCACAGGTCCTTGAGATGAGAAAAGTTCACATATGACAATTTTCATACAATATTATTCTGTACCCTGTTCAGTTGCAGATCGAAGGGAGAGGGTTATCATTTCAATTGCTGACCAAGAAAAACcaactttgtattttaaaaaaaaaaaaagccttttgaaGTTCTGGTGAGATTTTTCTCTAGATTTCTCCTGAAGTTGTGGGAGAGAGACTCATCCTGAAGACTGGTAGATTACACTGAAGATGGTGGACTGACCACTTAGTTTggtctttttttaattcatcttcaTCAGTAAGCCACAGGAAAGCCAACCAGTGGTGACAGCTGTATATAAAAGAAGTGGTTGAGCCAATATGCTGATGTTTGAGAACACTTTTCTTAATGGTATGGGGGTGTCTCTGATTTCCATGATTTGCTTGATCATTACCCTACTAACTTAGCAATACTTCTGTCACACATTATACTTTTACAAATGCTTTATCATACATTCCCTCATCTAATCAAACTATAGGTAAAGAGGAGGGCACAGAGGTGATAAGGAAACCAAAATAGTGGTGCTCTGCCAAAATTTAAGCAGTTATCAGACAGTTCCAAGACTGGAATCTAGACCGCCCTGGCTCTAATTTAGTCCTTGTCATTTCTAGCCAAAGATAATACAGCAATTAGGTTCCAAAACAATATCATCTTAGAGGAAATATTCCAACTTTGAGAAAGTCTActgcctgatttaaaaaaataaataataataataataataataaattttttttaattaaaaaaaatcgtTAAGGAGGAACTGATTTGAGGAAGAATGGTAGCAAGGGGACATGGTGATGACAGTGAAGAGTGGACTTCACGGCATGGCACTCAGCCATGTGAGCCAGTGTtttccacccccagcccaggcacTGAAATGTCCGGGTAGCTCTTGCTGCTGCTTCTGTCATGCCAGGTGACCATTGAAAACCGTAATTAAATGACTGTTGCACAGTGAGGATTCCTAGGTTTGTTGAGATGGTGGTCACAGCAAGACCAACTAGGTGACTTTCTATTCCCTCCAAATCATCAAAACagctattttcttataaaattcatCTCAACAAATATTGAGTACTTGCCATTATGTGCTATTCTGTACTAAGCTTGGGGTTGAGGACATGgggagcaggaagaaggagagaacacATCCAATTTGGGAAAttagggaagacttcctggaggagagagCATTTGAGATGGACCTTGAATAATAGCTAATAATAGTGTGGTTCCTGGACCAGTAGTATCTATCAGATcaggaaacttgttagaaatgcaaaaaaaaaaatttttaagattttatttatttatttgacagagagagacacagcgagagagggaacacaagcagggggagtgggagagggagaagcaggtttcccgctgagcggggagcccaatgtggggcccgatcccaggaccctggaatcatgatccgagctgaaggcagacgcttaacgactgagccacccaggcgccccagaaatgaaaaatcttaagCTCTATTCCAACTTTATCAACTAGAAGTTCTGGGGTCAGGAAGCCTGACATTCTGTTTTAATAAGTCATccaaggtgattctgatgtacaatcaagtttgagaaccaccatgCTAGGATTTGGACAGGAAGAGATGATAGTTTCAGAAAAAAGGATTCAACCCAGCACATACACCAGACCATTGTCACTTCCTACTAATCTTCCTGGATTGATCCTGACCTACATGTTCTCAGTCtgcttttaattaattattatccTTCACACATTCCCCTCCTTTGATGGTTCCTAATCACTACATTCCTCTCATATCCCTAACCCCACTGTCTTCTCCACTTTTACTCAGTTTTACTCCCACATAACTACCTGTGTTTCAGGCCCCTGCATGTTTCTCCCAAACTTttacccccctccccatttctgtTCTTCGGTCCCCGTCTGTCCCTCTTAATTATCCTCAGCATATCTCTAGTCCTCATTTACCACTCACCACTCTGCCTTTGCACAGGATTGCCAGGCAACCCCCTGATCCACATCAGTGCCTTTTCCCCTCTTCTTAATCTGTtcccaaataatttttctgctgcTGTCTTCCCTACTGGCCTCTTAATCTCTTCCTTATGTTGTCAATATACGTTTTGACAATGCCAAATCTAGTTTGTACATGTATGTGACTTTGTTTTTTATAACACATTTATAACATTTACGTGTTCGTTCTTTCATGGGCTTGGCTTCTCAAACCTAGACTAGGACATGTTTGTGTACTCTTTGTTACAGGTGATAAAACCAGAACTAAGAATGAAGCATTGTCCCAGAAGGAAgatttgcccaaggacacagaaTTCCTTGGGAAGACAAATGACAGACTTAACGAAGACATTCCTCAACATCCTGAATCCAAAGATGCTATTGAAAGTGAGGGCAGATTAGagtggcagcagagggaaagaagacgCTATGCATGTGATGACTGTGGGAAAAGTTTCAGTCACAGCTCAGACCTTAGTAAGCACAGAAGgactcacactggagagaaaccctacaaATGCgatgaatgtggaaaagccttcatTCAACGTTCCCATCTCATTGGACACCACAGAGTGCACACTGGAGTGAAACCCTATAAATGTGAAGAATGTGGGAAAGATTTTAGTGGGCGCACAGGTCTTATTCAGCATCAGAGAATCCACACAGGTGAAAAACCCTATGAATGTGATGAGTGTGGGAGGCCCTTCCGTGTAAGTTCAGCCCTGATCAGACATCAAAGAATTCATACAGCAAATAAGCTCTACTAAGATGGTGAAATAACAGAGGTTTTTAGCTACTCAGCTCTCCTTCATTATCAGAGAATCTGCCTTAGGGACTGTGAGTATCCTGAATATAGGCAAAGCTTCAGTCATCATTGAACATTTCTCTGGCACCAGAGAATCTACCtgagaaaatttccttttatttctaaattagtTCAGTTTCTTAGGAAGCATTAAGGTTATTTCAGAAAGCCTTGTCTGTTAACAGATTGCTCCCTTGCAGCCCAAAATAACCGTGTTTCTTGGTTGAAAGATAGTGAATTCTACTTCTCAGCTTTCCTCTTTACTTGACTATTCTGTGTATGACATTAGGCAAAACAGTcacatttttctctgccttcatttcCCC encodes the following:
- the ZSCAN16 gene encoding zinc finger and SCAN domain-containing protein 16 isoform X3 produces the protein MFAAAPEPEGQKALAVVKAEEQRWGRDAPHRREVFRQHFRQLCYQDAPGPREALSRLRELCRQWLRPECHTKEQILDLLVLEQFLSILPRDLQAWVQAQHPKTGEEAVTVLEDLERELDEPRKQVPANSERQDTLLEKLTPLGRPHESLTAQLHPKKIQQEQESGEPQRNGDKTRTKNEALSQKEDLPKDTEFLGKTNDRLNEDIPQHPESKDAIESEGRLEWQQRERRRYACDDCGKSFSHSSDLSKHRRTHTGEKPYKCDECGKAFIQRSHLIGHHRVHTGVKPYKCEECGKDFSGRTGLIQHQRIHTGEKPYECDECGRPFRVSSALIRHQRIHTANKLY